A segment of the Nostoc sp. TCL26-01 genome:
CGGTTACTTAAAATAATAGCAGCTTCTAACTGCCTTTTCGCCCTCGCCAATTCTTCTGGTTTTACACCTATTTTTGTCAGATTAGCGATCGCTTTCTGTAACACTGAGTCAATTTTACCTAAATCTTGTTCTGGATCTACCGTCACCAACAACTCATACCATCCAGCTTGTTGCAAACTCACCACAGAAGCTTCTATTTCACTAGCCAAACCCGACTCCACCAATACCTGATACAGTCGAGAATTTCGTCCTTCTGTCAAGATGTAATCAATCAAGTCCAACACTGGCATATCAGGATGATTCACATCCGGTAAAGGATAAACAACCTGCAAAAGTTTCCCCGCACCCGGTTCTCGTAAGATGAGGGGAGTGGGGGAGTGAGGGAGTGAGGGAGTAAATACTTTGACTCTTGACTCTTGACTCTTGACTAATGACTCTTGACTAATGACTCTTGACTCTTGCCCCTTTGGTATACTGCCAAATAATTCTTTGACTTTTGCCAGGGTTTGTTCTGTTTGACAGTCGCCAACAATTACTAAGACTGCATTATCAGGAGTGTAAAAATGATGATAATAATCTCTGACTTGTTCAACTTGAAATTTTTCCACATCAGATTTCGTACCACCTACAGGTAAGCCATAGGGATGATGGGGAAAGACTTCTTGCATAACTGCACGACTAAGGCGATATTCTGGGCTATTTTCGTAGCCTTGTAATTCGGAAATAACCACCCGCTTTTCACTTGCCAATTGCTGAGTATTAATTAAAGCATTCTCCATTCTGTCTGCTTCTAATACCAACAACGCTGGTAACTTTTCTCGTTCTACTGTACCGTAATATGCTGTTTGATCGTAGCTGGTGAAAGCGTTGGAGTCGCTACCCAAGGCACTAAATAATCCGCCAAATTGCACTGGACGGTTGGCTGTGCCTTTAAACATCATATGTTCTAGTTGATGAGCAATCCCGTTCACCCCTGGTTTTTCGTGGCGGGAACCAAACTTGTACCAAACTTGGACACTCACAACTGGTACAGTGTGTACTTCTTTAATTAATACTGTTAGACCGTTGTCCAGTACTGTCTTGTGGACGTTTTTTGTCAATGTAAGTTTTTTGGGGTTTTCTGTCACTAATGTTGCTGGGGAATTAACTCGACTAGACATAGTATTGTATTGACTTTCAGCAGATTTGTTGCTGAAAATCAAGACTGTAACTAAAGAAATAATCAACAATAACACATAATAACGGTAGCGATACCAGCCAGACCATGCAGACATTTATTTTGGTAGATGTGCTGAGATTATTTTTACTGGGCTATGGGTGTTAGTTATCGTTGGTCAGTTGCTAGTGATATTTAATCTGGTTTAATGCTTTCCTGATGGGCAGCATAGAGATTTATTCGTCACTGACAACGACAACTGACTACTAACCACTGACAATTATGTTACATCATCAGTATTAAGTTAGATGTATTAAAATACGATTTAATTTAATTAAGCTTGCTTAAAAGTCTAATAAATTCCAGTGGTAATCCATCAGTATCAGCGATAAAAGCTACTTCAAAAATGCGATCGCCTATTTGCTGTTGTGTCGGTGACAAAAGGATCTTCAAGGGTGCTAACTCTGGCACTTCGCTTGCACATTTTTGTAAATTTGTCAACCAATTTGGTAAATCTGTCGTACTCTCAGTTAAATCAAAAGAGAGATGATAATATCCCACATAATGCTCATCTGCAAAAGCATCAGGGGCTGGTTTTGGTTCAGGGATTTGAATGAGTTCAATTCTGCCGCCTAATCCTTCCATCCAGCAAGCTAGAGTGTAACCTGTAGTGAAGCGTTCACAGACAGTAAAGCCTAGTAACTCATAAAAAGCGATCGCTCGATGGATATTCGCAGTCCGGATAGAGGCGTGGTGCATAGTTAGTCATTAGTCATTAGTCAATAGTCAATAGTCAATGGTCAAATAACTAATAACCATTGACTATTGACCATTTACTCAAATAACCGAAAATAAGGGTAGCGC
Coding sequences within it:
- a CDS encoding VOC family protein; translated protein: MHHASIRTANIHRAIAFYELLGFTVCERFTTGYTLACWMEGLGGRIELIQIPEPKPAPDAFADEHYVGYYHLSFDLTESTTDLPNWLTNLQKCASEVPELAPLKILLSPTQQQIGDRIFEVAFIADTDGLPLEFIRLLSKLN